The Micromonospora sp. Llam0 genome includes a window with the following:
- a CDS encoding replication initiator — MTAPTTLPGLDTPVTDQPATVEQPRPGSRAARMGLPRSVDVLRDVATEFGVCIRPLAMRRTDLDTGRTEVIDLPCGATREDKCPPCAKRNRRLRQAQIRDGWHRDDEPLPPPEPASDEQKALIVLRAHFEFERDAAVREADWKQVTDLDEAITEVEDAITAEELRGRVAPPHTTDGDGVDQGDAQDNGKRRKRSTRRRQDTPDLPRKPVEARTVGKTYTAPDGNQYRPSMWLTVTLDSYGPVRPDGTPVNPDRYDYRRAAWDAVHFPRLLDRFWQNLRRCEGWNVQYAGCVEPQRRLAPHAHFAIRGTISRQTLRTVAAATYHQVWWPAVDVQHYGGEHLPVWDVDQGAWVDPDTREPLTGWAEALDAVDADPDAEPVHVVRFGTQVDARGVMPGTTDAERTIRYITKYITKHAADCHTTTSGRQRQHLERFWRQLQVTPCTDRCANWLLYGVQPKNASAKLRPGRCRGKVHQRATLGIGGRRILISRDWSGKTLTDHKHDARAWVRAVLGATTDLAGVDQANGTESAGSSRHAWELARPDDPDVTPLGHRLLRSISERARWRSQLLAAKDRAAQEVSQDLSATETAA; from the coding sequence ATGACCGCCCCCACCACCCTCCCCGGACTCGACACACCCGTCACCGACCAGCCGGCGACCGTCGAGCAACCTCGGCCCGGTTCCCGTGCGGCGCGGATGGGTCTGCCCCGGTCGGTCGATGTCTTGCGGGACGTCGCCACTGAGTTCGGCGTGTGTATCCGTCCGCTCGCGATGCGGCGGACCGATCTCGACACCGGCCGTACCGAGGTGATCGACCTGCCCTGCGGGGCGACCCGTGAGGACAAGTGCCCGCCGTGTGCGAAGCGGAACCGGCGACTGCGGCAGGCGCAGATCCGTGACGGCTGGCACCGCGACGACGAACCACTACCCCCACCCGAACCCGCCTCCGATGAGCAGAAGGCGCTGATCGTGCTGCGGGCGCACTTCGAGTTCGAACGCGACGCCGCCGTACGGGAAGCCGACTGGAAGCAGGTCACCGACCTCGACGAGGCCATCACCGAGGTTGAAGACGCGATTACGGCTGAGGAACTGCGCGGCCGGGTCGCACCACCCCACACCACCGACGGCGATGGTGTCGACCAGGGCGACGCGCAGGACAACGGCAAGCGGCGGAAGCGGTCGACCAGGCGGCGGCAGGACACACCCGACCTACCCCGCAAGCCGGTCGAGGCGCGCACCGTCGGCAAGACCTACACCGCACCCGACGGCAACCAGTATCGGCCGTCGATGTGGCTCACGGTCACTCTCGACTCCTACGGGCCCGTACGCCCGGACGGCACCCCGGTCAACCCCGACCGGTACGACTACCGCCGGGCGGCGTGGGACGCGGTCCACTTCCCTCGGCTGCTTGACCGGTTCTGGCAGAACCTGCGCCGGTGTGAAGGCTGGAACGTCCAGTACGCCGGATGCGTCGAACCACAACGGCGTCTGGCGCCTCACGCGCACTTCGCGATCCGCGGCACGATCTCTCGGCAGACGCTGCGGACCGTGGCGGCCGCGACCTATCACCAGGTGTGGTGGCCGGCGGTCGACGTCCAGCACTACGGCGGGGAACACCTGCCCGTCTGGGATGTCGACCAGGGCGCTTGGGTCGACCCGGACACCCGCGAGCCGCTGACCGGCTGGGCGGAAGCCCTCGACGCGGTCGACGCCGATCCGGACGCCGAACCGGTCCACGTCGTCCGCTTCGGCACCCAGGTCGACGCACGCGGCGTCATGCCCGGCACCACCGACGCGGAACGGACCATCCGCTACATCACGAAGTACATCACCAAACACGCCGCCGACTGCCACACCACCACCAGCGGCCGGCAACGCCAACACCTCGAACGGTTCTGGCGACAACTGCAGGTCACCCCCTGCACCGACCGCTGCGCGAACTGGCTCCTCTACGGCGTACAGCCCAAGAACGCGTCGGCGAAGCTGCGGCCGGGACGCTGCCGGGGCAAAGTCCACCAACGCGCCACCCTCGGCATCGGCGGCCGGCGCATCCTCATCTCCCGCGACTGGTCCGGCAAAACCCTGACCGACCACAAACACGACGCACGCGCCTGGGTCCGGGCAGTGCTCGGCGCTACCACCGACCTGGCCGGCGTCGACCAGGCCAACGGCACCGAAAGCGCGGGCTCGTCCCGGCACGCGTGGGAGCTGGCCCGGCCCGACGACCCGGACGTCACCCCGCTCGGGCATCGGCTCCTGCGCTCCATCTCCGAACGCGCCCGCTGGCGCTCCCAACTCCTCGCCGCGAAAGACCGCGCGGCACAGGAGGTGAGCCAAGACCTTTCGGCAACTGAGACGGCGGCGTGA
- a CDS encoding DUF2637 domain-containing protein gives MTWQRTETVLRLVILLAIGSMAGAAAFTHVHDLSVAHGQPHWIGWANAVAVELMAIYLGLEIRARRRAGRPVGFVAILLVGFALLSLAAQVAEAEPSVWGWIVAAVPSLAFLALVKVVLSSAPAVPAVPAASTTAANPTGPAGPADRVRVDQADTVDQVLTADTDPEPDHVERPAVVEPARIAGHASVLPPLGVVQPRRANGMVVGR, from the coding sequence ATGACCTGGCAACGCACGGAAACCGTGCTGCGGCTGGTGATCCTGCTCGCCATCGGCTCGATGGCCGGCGCGGCCGCGTTCACCCACGTCCATGACCTGTCCGTCGCCCACGGCCAACCCCACTGGATCGGCTGGGCCAACGCCGTCGCCGTCGAACTCATGGCCATCTACCTCGGCCTGGAGATCCGGGCACGACGCCGGGCCGGTCGACCCGTCGGGTTCGTCGCCATCCTCCTCGTCGGCTTCGCGCTCCTGTCGTTGGCCGCACAGGTCGCCGAGGCCGAACCGTCCGTGTGGGGGTGGATCGTGGCGGCTGTCCCGTCGCTGGCGTTCCTGGCCCTGGTCAAGGTCGTGCTGTCCAGCGCACCGGCTGTCCCGGCCGTTCCGGCGGCGTCGACCACGGCTGCCAACCCGACTGGTCCTGCTGGTCCGGCTGACCGAGTGCGCGTCGACCAAGCGGACACCGTCGACCAGGTCCTGACCGCCGACACCGACCCGGAACCGGATCACGTCGAGCGGCCTGCGGTCGTCGAACCGGCACGCATCGCCGGACACGCGTCGGTGCTGCCGCCGCTCGGGGTCGTCCAGCCGCGACGGGCAAACGGGATGGTGGTCGGCCGATGA
- a CDS encoding FtsK/SpoIIIE domain-containing protein has translation MIGRPRGEVVTTVSGDLLVVRPRRLRLPWWAVLLGLLARWTGRGLWWCLKHPRILTVSVITVAVYLDYGIAGLVTPVVLAGLGSAVWRWRHETSWWAWCAGPVLGRWRHTVVYRRVWREAMTMCDLSRVYQHQTVLPQLLAVHCDQTLDVLSVRMLRGQTPADFQHATEQLAYAFGRRHARVYTERPDELPVRGGGWVGWLLRQVDAYRFRDRPDVVYIVLVRTDALRRTVPPFPVPTVPDFTALPLAVREDLRTWHLHLLATHVLIGGATRRGKGSVLWSLVRSLAGGVASGLVRLWVIDPKGGMEFAFGRPMFARFASTSFDAMADLLDEAVQVLRERQARLAGTVRVHTPTTDDPLVVVVIDEMAALTAYLQDVDLRKRIAASLGLLLSQGAGVGVLVVAALQDPRKEVLPFRDLFPTRIALGLTEASQVDMVLGDGARNRGALADQMPSWAKGVGYVLLDGTPDPVRVRFSYLTDTDIKTMAAEYAAPVAAADILAQVGRETAPEPEQTAASTRRIPLPRKPSGPLLPDSLLNILRHDQCDTDTPNNGGGSR, from the coding sequence ATGATCGGGCGTCCCCGTGGTGAGGTCGTCACCACCGTCTCCGGTGACCTGCTCGTGGTCCGGCCCCGCCGGCTGCGGCTGCCCTGGTGGGCGGTCCTCCTCGGGCTGCTGGCCCGCTGGACCGGTCGGGGCCTGTGGTGGTGCCTCAAGCACCCCCGCATCCTCACCGTCTCCGTGATCACGGTCGCCGTGTACCTCGACTACGGCATTGCCGGACTGGTCACCCCGGTTGTGCTGGCCGGGTTGGGTTCGGCGGTGTGGCGGTGGCGGCACGAAACGTCCTGGTGGGCGTGGTGCGCCGGGCCTGTGCTCGGCCGGTGGCGGCACACAGTCGTCTATCGGCGGGTGTGGCGTGAAGCGATGACCATGTGCGACCTGTCGCGGGTCTACCAGCACCAGACCGTGTTACCGCAACTCCTGGCCGTGCACTGTGACCAGACCCTTGACGTGTTGTCGGTGCGGATGCTGCGCGGGCAGACCCCCGCCGACTTCCAACACGCGACCGAACAGCTGGCGTACGCGTTCGGCCGACGGCACGCACGGGTCTACACCGAACGCCCCGACGAACTTCCCGTGCGTGGCGGCGGCTGGGTGGGCTGGCTGCTGCGCCAGGTCGACGCCTACCGGTTCCGCGACCGGCCCGACGTCGTCTACATCGTCCTGGTCCGCACCGACGCCCTACGCCGGACCGTTCCGCCGTTCCCGGTGCCGACCGTGCCGGACTTCACCGCGCTGCCCCTCGCGGTGCGGGAAGACCTCCGCACGTGGCACCTCCACCTGTTGGCGACGCATGTGCTGATCGGTGGGGCGACCCGACGCGGGAAAGGCTCCGTCCTCTGGTCCCTCGTCCGCTCCCTCGCTGGTGGGGTGGCGTCCGGGCTGGTCCGGCTGTGGGTGATCGACCCCAAGGGCGGGATGGAATTCGCGTTCGGCCGGCCGATGTTCGCCCGGTTCGCCTCCACCTCCTTCGACGCCATGGCCGATCTCCTCGATGAAGCCGTGCAGGTGCTGCGGGAACGGCAGGCACGCCTTGCCGGCACGGTCCGGGTCCACACACCCACGACCGATGACCCCCTCGTCGTGGTGGTGATCGACGAAATGGCGGCCCTGACCGCCTACCTGCAAGACGTCGACCTGCGCAAGCGCATCGCCGCCTCGTTGGGGCTGCTGCTGTCCCAAGGTGCCGGCGTCGGCGTCCTCGTCGTGGCCGCGCTCCAGGACCCGCGTAAGGAGGTGCTGCCGTTCCGGGACCTGTTCCCCACCCGCATCGCGCTCGGGCTGACCGAGGCATCGCAGGTGGACATGGTGTTGGGCGACGGCGCACGCAACCGAGGCGCGTTGGCGGACCAGATGCCCTCATGGGCCAAAGGCGTCGGCTACGTCCTGCTGGACGGCACCCCCGACCCGGTGCGGGTCCGGTTCTCCTACCTCACCGACACCGACATCAAAACCATGGCCGCCGAGTACGCCGCTCCGGTGGCCGCTGCGGACATCCTCGCCCAGGTCGGCCGGGAAACCGCACCCGAACCGGAACAGACTGCCGCGTCGACCCGGCGGATTCCGTTGCCCCGTAAGCCTTCCGGGCCGCTGCTGCCTGACTCGCTACTCAACATCCTCCGGCACGACCAGTGCGACACCGACACCCCGAACAACGGGGGTGGTTCCCGATGA
- a CDS encoding transcriptional regulator: MALRGGTRFSVRCSDVFPAGCALVPESLGEVEDYDEKTGRRSPAKDKLTGQRVWQVRVMDLDPELGKRSRETTVKISADHQPVPPTGTPFEAVEFDDMTVTPYVASNGRMAYSLRASGMRAPAGVASNGTGKARTATGSGS; encoded by the coding sequence GTGGCTCTGCGAGGCGGAACGAGGTTCTCGGTCCGGTGTTCGGACGTGTTCCCGGCGGGGTGCGCGTTGGTGCCCGAGTCGTTGGGTGAGGTCGAGGACTACGACGAGAAGACGGGTCGGCGGTCGCCGGCGAAGGACAAGCTGACGGGTCAGCGGGTGTGGCAGGTCCGGGTGATGGACCTGGACCCGGAGTTGGGCAAGCGGTCGCGGGAGACCACGGTGAAGATCTCGGCGGACCACCAGCCGGTTCCGCCGACGGGTACGCCGTTTGAGGCGGTGGAGTTCGACGACATGACGGTCACGCCGTACGTGGCGAGCAACGGCCGGATGGCGTACTCGTTGCGGGCGTCGGGGATGCGCGCCCCGGCCGGCGTCGCCAGCAACGGCACCGGTAAGGCGCGCACGGCTACGGGTTCCGGCTCGTAG
- a CDS encoding GntR family transcriptional regulator, with protein sequence MALDPDDPRTPSQQIAAALRAEIKTGKFAPGEKLPSQNDLVERFSVARETIKAALRRLQDERLIVTRQGSGTFVRANTERPVGLRPHIERAFEATHVAIDFAGFSGETLYNAIQETLDKVRIGRLTPESIRIRILISDMNAPMAIPCRAEDRADDPRVRARSARITNRSIHAIVDAVQELADLDLVKVATTEVRVHGAAPLFKLFVINDEEAFFGFYPVVEHTVSVDGQPLAIYDAMGKDAVLFPFTPSDDDASHDGLYVQQAGAWFNSMWTTIAREYTS encoded by the coding sequence ATGGCACTTGACCCCGACGACCCCCGGACCCCGTCCCAGCAGATTGCCGCCGCCCTGCGCGCGGAGATCAAGACCGGCAAGTTCGCCCCCGGCGAGAAGCTGCCCAGCCAAAACGACCTGGTCGAACGCTTCTCCGTGGCACGCGAGACGATCAAGGCCGCCCTGCGCAGGCTCCAGGACGAGCGGCTGATCGTGACGCGTCAGGGCAGCGGCACGTTCGTGCGCGCCAACACCGAACGCCCCGTGGGTCTACGCCCGCACATCGAACGCGCCTTCGAGGCCACCCACGTAGCGATCGACTTCGCCGGCTTCTCCGGCGAGACCCTCTACAACGCCATCCAGGAGACGTTGGACAAGGTCCGCATCGGCCGCCTCACCCCGGAGTCGATCCGCATCCGGATCCTGATCTCGGACATGAACGCCCCGATGGCGATCCCGTGCAGGGCCGAGGACCGCGCCGACGACCCCCGCGTCCGCGCCCGGTCGGCCCGCATCACCAACCGGTCGATCCACGCCATCGTCGACGCCGTCCAGGAGCTGGCAGATCTCGACCTGGTGAAGGTCGCCACCACCGAGGTACGCGTCCACGGCGCGGCCCCGCTGTTCAAGCTGTTCGTCATCAACGACGAAGAAGCGTTCTTCGGCTTCTACCCGGTCGTTGAGCACACCGTCAGCGTCGACGGCCAGCCCTTGGCCATCTACGACGCCATGGGGAAGGACGCGGTCCTGTTCCCGTTCACCCCCAGCGACGACGACGCATCCCACGACGGCCTGTACGTGCAGCAGGCCGGCGCCTGGTTCAACAGCATGTGGACCACCATCGCCCGCGAGTACACCTCATGA
- a CDS encoding HAD family hydrolase, whose protein sequence is MNAELAAVIDRARFLLLDFDGPVCKVFANHPAPQVAATLRRLLVDQGVTIPPDLLDEPDPLTVLRWTAALNRPAIVRRVDDALRAAEVDAVTVAEPTPYAREVIVAAHHARRGIAVVSNNSADAVTQYLIARRLAAYIHPVIGRPHADPAGMKPNPAPVLAAIRELHTHPEECVLIGDSPTDIEAAQAVGVATIGYANKPRKYHSLTKADAIIGSMAEIVTALHPDEL, encoded by the coding sequence ATGAACGCCGAACTCGCCGCCGTCATCGACCGCGCCCGGTTCCTGCTGCTCGACTTCGACGGACCCGTCTGCAAGGTCTTCGCCAACCACCCCGCACCCCAGGTCGCCGCCACCCTGCGCCGGCTGCTCGTCGACCAGGGCGTCACCATCCCCCCGGACCTGCTGGACGAACCCGACCCGCTCACCGTGTTGCGCTGGACAGCCGCCCTGAACCGGCCCGCCATCGTCCGCCGGGTCGACGACGCACTCAGGGCCGCTGAGGTGGACGCCGTCACGGTCGCCGAACCCACCCCGTACGCGCGGGAGGTCATCGTGGCCGCCCACCACGCCCGACGCGGCATCGCGGTCGTATCCAACAACAGCGCCGACGCCGTCACTCAGTACCTGATCGCCCGACGCCTCGCCGCCTACATCCACCCCGTCATCGGTCGCCCCCACGCCGACCCCGCCGGGATGAAACCGAACCCGGCACCAGTGCTCGCCGCCATCCGCGAACTCCACACCCATCCCGAGGAATGCGTACTCATTGGCGACTCGCCCACCGACATCGAAGCCGCCCAAGCCGTCGGCGTGGCCACCATCGGCTACGCCAACAAACCCCGCAAGTACCACAGCCTCACCAAAGCAGACGCCATCATCGGCAGCATGGCCGAAATCGTCACCGCCCTCCACCCCGACGAACTCTAA
- a CDS encoding XRE family transcriptional regulator, whose amino-acid sequence MDPKTVERWISSGRVPHRRHRWVAARRLGAEEAYLWPQIAEVNDRRPEASRAELIEVFPDRASVPRDVWLRLLGEARERVDVLVLAGAFLSQVQPRIGRVLADRAGAGVRVRLCFADPSGEAVAVRDREDCLVGTLGAIVRSSLTHYRGLVGVEGCEVRLHAVTHHASVLRFDDEVVVTPHVFGESGNASPTFHFRRVQGGNLFDHYVAGLDRVWDSASPWSGEVG is encoded by the coding sequence CGGCATCGGTGGGTCGCGGCGCGTCGGTTGGGCGCGGAAGAGGCGTATCTGTGGCCACAGATCGCGGAAGTGAATGATCGTCGTCCGGAGGCGTCGCGAGCGGAGTTGATCGAGGTGTTTCCGGATCGAGCGTCGGTGCCTCGTGATGTGTGGTTACGACTGCTGGGTGAGGCACGGGAACGGGTTGACGTGCTGGTGTTGGCGGGCGCGTTTCTGTCGCAGGTGCAGCCGCGTATCGGGCGGGTGTTGGCGGACCGGGCGGGTGCGGGTGTGCGGGTGCGGTTGTGTTTCGCTGACCCATCCGGTGAGGCGGTGGCGGTGCGGGATCGTGAGGATTGCCTGGTAGGGACGTTGGGTGCGATCGTCCGTAGCTCGTTGACGCACTACCGGGGCCTGGTCGGGGTGGAGGGCTGCGAGGTGCGGTTGCATGCGGTGACGCATCACGCGAGTGTGCTGCGGTTCGATGATGAGGTGGTGGTGACCCCGCATGTGTTCGGGGAGTCGGGGAACGCGAGTCCGACGTTTCATTTCCGCCGTGTGCAGGGCGGGAACCTGTTCGACCACTATGTGGCGGGGCTTGATCGGGTGTGGGATTCGGCGTCGCCGTGGTCGGGTGAGGTCGGCTGA